A genome region from bacterium includes the following:
- a CDS encoding NAD(P)H-dependent oxidoreductase, whose translation MKKITAFVGSARKQHTHHAVRQLFTNLQALGDLQCEIVALSDYALGTCRGCKLCFDKSEELCPLKDDRDALIAKIMASDGVVFASPNYSFQVSAIMKIFLDRLGFVFHRPRFFGRLMKPAFPVPSLMDLIMFRMSRTSIRLMLEGNPDYTYYKEKGWFESEFYYPVRLGMFKKAAGRLFDSVAAIVVRRR comes from the coding sequence ATGAAAAAAATAACCGCATTTGTCGGCAGCGCTCGCAAACAGCACACTCACCATGCCGTCCGACAACTTTTCACCAACCTGCAGGCCTTGGGCGACTTGCAGTGCGAGATCGTTGCGCTGAGCGATTATGCCCTCGGCACTTGCAGAGGCTGCAAACTGTGCTTTGACAAAAGCGAGGAGCTCTGTCCCCTCAAAGACGACCGAGACGCGCTCATCGCTAAAATCATGGCTTCGGATGGAGTGGTCTTTGCATCCCCGAACTATTCGTTCCAGGTCTCTGCGATCATGAAAATTTTTCTCGACCGGCTTGGCTTTGTCTTTCATCGCCCGCGCTTCTTCGGCAGGCTGATGAAGCCGGCTTTTCCAGTGCCGTCGTTGATGGATCTGATCATGTTCAGGATGAGCCGAACGAGCATTCGGCTGATGCTTGAGGGCAACCCTGATTACACCTATTATAAAGAAAAGGGATGGTTCGAATCCGAATTTTACTATCCCGTCCGCTTGGGAATGTTCAAGAAAGCAGCGGGCCGTCTCTTTGATTCGGTGGCAGCCATCGTGGTAAGGCGCCGATGA